A region of the Desulfobacter postgatei 2ac9 genome:
TTCGGCCATGAAAAAGGCGCGTTCACAGGTGCTATTAAGCGTAAACTGGGTAAATTTGAGATTGCCAGAAACGGTACCATTTTTCTGGATGAAATCGGCACCATTACCCCGCCGGCACAGATCAAGCTCCTCCAGGTCATCCAGGATGGTGTCTTTCACCGGGTGGGCGGAGAAGAGGATATTCAGTCTGATGTGCGCATCATTGCCGCGACCAATATTGATTTAAAGCAGCTGCGCGATGACAAGCTTTTTCGTTCGGACCTGTATTACCGCCTGAATGTATTTCCTGTGGAACTGCCGCCTCTCAAGGAAAGAAAAGAGGATATCCCACAACTGGCGGAACTTTTCCTGGCAAAACTCAACACCTTTCATTCCAAGGATATTGCAGAGGTGCACCCCAAGGTTCTTGAGGCTTTTTTAGCCTATTCATGGCCAGGTAATATCAGGGAACTGGAAAACATCCTGGAACGGGCTTATATTTTAGAACAAACATCCATCCTCAGGCCGCAAAATTTCCCGGTGGAGCTGTTTACATATCCGCCTAAGCCTATGCCCGGTACTATTAACCATAATTTAACCCTTTCCGAAGTCAGGAAGATTGAACTTGGCAGGATTGAACATAATTATCTGGACCTGCTCTTAACAACATGCAATGGGAAAATAAATGCCACAGCTGCCGCTGCGGGTATCACTACCCGACAGCTCCATAAATTGATGAAAAAGCACGCCTTGTTCAAGGAAAATTATAAAAACACAGGGGAACCCCGGGGATAAAGAAAGTCGTAAAGCCACCGCCCAAAGAGAGGCGCGATGGTAAATTGATTCCTTTTCCTAAAATATTTGAAATTACCGATCATTGAAGTTTTCCAATAATTATGAGAAATGAATTTTTAGATATGCAGGGTAGGTCGCTAATACAATTCTTATAATATTAGTTTATATTTGCCTCAGGTTATTGATTTCGTTTGGGGCGTCTAAAAGTGCCATTTGGGCTTGCGCCATTTTGTGTTTTTTTTATATATGACTGAAAAGCTTTCCAATAAAGTATTTCAGTCAATTTCTCCCAGGGCGCTGTCCTGGCAATAATTTTTTTGGAAACTTATAATGGATATCAAGATGAAAAAAAGTGTTTTATTTGTTTGCAGTCATAATTCGGCCAGAAGTCAGATGGCAGAAGCTTATTTGAAAAAAGCAGGTTCAAAAAAATTTGAGGTGTTCAGCGCTGGTCTTGAGCCTGGAAACCTTAACGCTGTAGTTGTTGAAGCAATGAAACAGGATGGTATTGATATTTCAGGAAACCGGACCAAATCGGTTAACGAATTTCTGGATGCCGGCGTAGAATTTGATTATGTAATCACCGTATGTGATGAATCATCCGCAGAGCAATGCCCTGTCTTTCCTGGAAAGGGAGAACGAATGCACTGGGGCTTTGAAGATCCATCGGCGCTTGAAGGGACTTTTGATGAAAAAATCATAAGGGTAAAACAGATCCGGGATCAAATCCGATCCCGGATCGATAGCTGGCTTGAAGAATGAGTATTTATAACAGCAGTATTTTAACACATTAGACATAGACATTTTGTAACGTTGTAAAAACAATTCGGAGTGAATCATGTCTTTCGATGAACAGAATAATGCCATAGAACGTGAACCGATTTCAGCGAAACAACAACTTTCCACGCAGTTTGACCTGGATTCTTCGGAATGGTTCCTGAACAGGGAGCTGACCTGGCTGGAATTCAACCGCAGGGTCCTTCATGAAGGACAGGATTCACGTACCCCCCTTCTGGAACGGGTCTTCTTTCTCTCAGTCGTTGGCTCGAATCTTGATGAGTTTTTCATGAAACGTATCGGTGGACTCAAACAACTGGTAGGGGCCGGGGTCAAAAAATTGAGTGTCGACGGGCGGACACCGCAGGAGCAGATTTATGACTGCCATATTGTTGTTCAGGACATCTTAAAACAAAACCAGATGTTGGAAAAGGAGTTAAAGACACGGCTGGCTGAAGCGGGTATTGTTCTTATGGGCTACGACCAATTGACAAAAGAGCAGAAGACATTTGCCAACAATTTTTTTTCCGATAATGTATACCCACTCCTGACGCCCCAAGGAATGGATCCGGCACATCCCTTTCCTTTTATCTCCAACCTATCATTGAACCTTCTTGTCAAGGTAAGCTATCCCAATACGGAGCACGCGTATCTGAACAGAATCAAGGTTCCGGTCGACTCCGGGGTATCTTCGCGATTTATAAAGATTGGTGAAGAGGATTTATATGTGCCGATAGAGGATGTTATCGCCAACAACCTTGACTTGCTTTTCCCAGGTATGGTTATTGAATCATGCGATTTTTTCCGGGTAACCCGGAATGCCATTACTGAACGCGACCAGGAACAGGCTAACGACCTTCTGTCTATGATCGAATCGGCCCTCCGTGACAGAAAGTTTGCTGAGATCGTCCGGCTTGAGGTGAATCCGGATATGAGCATGCCTCTGCGAGGACTGCTGGCTGCAGAACTCAACATCAATGAAGAAAAGGATGTTTTCGAAGTTGAGGGAATCATCGCTAAGAGGCACCTGATGCAAATTGCCGAACTTGATCGGCAGGATTTGCGCTTTCCGCCTCATCAACCCGTGGATCATCCGGAACTGGCTGGAGATGATCCTAATATCTTTCATATCATAAAACAAAGGGGTTCCATTCTTCTGCAGCACCCATACGAATCGTTTGATACCTCAGTGGAACGGTTTATAAAAGAGGCCAGTCGGGATCCCAAAGTTTTAGCCATTAAGATGACGCTTTACCGGACAGCCAAGCAATCCAGAGTCATGCAGTACCTGATTGATGCAGCCCAGAACGGTAAGCAGGTCGCCGTGGTTGTGGAGCTGAAGGCTCGTTTCGATGAGTCGGCCAACATCCTCTGGGCCAGATCTTTGGAAGAGGTGGGTATCCATGTGACCTATGGGGTTGTTGACTTGAAAACCCACTCAAAAGTTATCTTTGTGGTACGCAAGGATTTTGACGGCTTGCATCGCTACGCCCATATCGGAACCGGCAACTATCATGCCGGTACTGCCCGGGGATACAGCGACCTTGGTCTCCTTACCTGTGATGCAGTCATTGGTTCCGATCTCACGGAGTTGTTTAATTATCTGACTACCGGATACACGCTTGCCCGTAAGTACAAGAAGCTTTTGCCTTGCCCCAATTTTTTGAAAAAAAAATTGCTGGAAAAGATTGACCGGGAGAGTAAGTTGCAAGCTGAAGGGAAGGCGGGACTAATCCAGTTAAAAACAAATGCCCTTGAAGACAAAGAAATTACAATTGCATTGTACAAGGCCTCTCAGGCCGGTGTTCACATTGATCTCATCGTCCGTGATTCCTGTCGGTTGCGGCCGGGCATTCCAGGACTCTCTGAGAATGTGCGGGTTATTTCCATCGTCGGCCGGTTTCTGGAACACTCAAGAGTGTTTTATTTTCGCAATGACGGTAAGGAAGAATACTTTATATCTTCGGCCGATCTGATGAAACGAAATCTCGAGAGTCGAGTCGAGGTCTGCACGCCTGTCGAATCTCCTCGCCTGCAGGCCTTATTGCGGGAGATGCTTGATATCCAGTTGAACGACAGGCACAGTTGCTGGGAGATGCAAAGTGACGGTAGCTATGTCCAACTGCAGGCGCAACAGGGTGAAGATGCGCGAAGTTCTTTTGAACTCCTCATTAAAAATGCGGAAAAGAGGCTGAAAACAACACACCGGATGCTACTGAAGAAAGGGAAGGCTGCGTCAAAAAAGAAGAAATAAACTTGATATATGAAATAGGAATTCGGGAGGAGTCCTGCAATTATCGGCCATGGGTGCGGCAGCCTGATAATAATATCGTAAGGTAGTTTTTTTTCTCAAAATATCCTATAATTATATATTTTTAATCTTTTTTTTGTCCGGGAGAAATAAATATGAAAGCGGTTGTGGCCCTTGTCGGCCGCCCCAATGTTGGAAAATCTACACTGTTCAACAGGATTACAAAATCCCGCCAGGCCCTGGTGGATGATATGCCAGGTGTGACGCGGGACCGGCACTATGCCGATGCACAGTGGGATGATAAAGCCTTTACGCTGGTGGATACCGGCGGTTTTTTAAGTGCGGATGATGACTATTTTGCATCCCAGATCAAAGAGCAGCTGTCGCGGGCCGTTGAGGAGGCCGATATCCTGGTGTTTATTCTGGATGGTCGGGCAGGTCTTTCTCCCTATGACCGGGATCTTGCCGATTTTTTACGTCGCACCGAAAAACCGGTCTTTTATCTGATTAATAAGGTTGAAAGCCTGCACCGACAGGAAGAGGAGCTTGGAGAGTTTTACACCCTGGGGATGGACCGGTTTTACAAGGTATCAGCTGAACACGGTCTGGGGGTAGGGGATTTCCTTTCAGATCTGGTTGCCCTGCTGCCCAATGCTCCGGTCATAGAGGAATCGGGCGAATCGGGCGAATCGGGCGAATCGGGCGAATCGGGCGAATCGGACGAATCGGACGAGCCGGGAGAAGATGATGTCGACGGTCCCATCCGTATTGCCATTATCGGGCGTCCCAACGTGGGGAAATCCTCCCTTGCCAATCGGCTTTTCGGAGAACAGCGTATGCTGGTTGACGATAAGGCCGGCACCACAAGGGATGCCATTGAATTGTCCGTGAAACGCAACGGGCGGGAATTTATCCTTAAAGATACTGCGGGCATCCGCCGTAAAGGCAAAGTTACGAATAAACTTGAAAAAATTTCGATTCTTAAAGCCCTGGACAGTATGGAAGACTGTGATGTGGCCTTAATCGTCATCGACTGTTCCGAAGGAATTACCGACCAGGACATCACCATTGCAGGCTATGCCGAAAAAAGAGGATGCGGGGCTGTTTTCCTGCTCAATAAATGGGATCTTGTGGATAAATCCGAAAAAGGGCAGCAGGCGTTTATCAAAGAGTTGCGCCGGAAAGCAAGGTTTCTTTCCTTTGCGCCTGCCGTTACCATTTCAGCCAAAACCGGCCAGAGCTGCCACAAGATTTTTGATGAAGTGGAAAAGGTCTATACGGAATACTGCCACAGAATCAATACAGGCATGGTCAATCGGATTATTGAGGATGCCGTGTCCCGGGAGGAGCCTTCCCTTCATCAGGGCCGGCGCCTCAAGTTTTTTTACGCATCCCAGGTGGCTGTAAAACCCCCCTGTTTTGTCTGCTTTGTCAATTATCCCGATGCAGTGCACTTCTCTTATAAGCGTTATTTGGTCAACCAGCTGCGCCAGATGATCCCTTTGACCTTGACACCTGTTACGCTTTATTTCAGGGAAAAAACCGGTAAAATTGAATTTTCCGGCAACACAAAGGAGTTCAGGCGAATCCAGGAGAAGAAAAAGAAGGTCATGACAAAACGGGAGAAGCAGCGCAAGGAGCAAAGCCGCAAAAAACGCGAACGGGATCAGAAGAACACATTGTAATGGATCTTTTTGATCATACCGCCGGTCAGGATATGGCGGGGGCTGCACCATTGGCCGAACGTATGCGGCCCCGGCGACTGGAAGATGTTGTGGGGCAGGAGCATATCACGTCCAATGGCAGCCTGCTTGAACGCGCCGTGTTCGAAGATCGGGTTTTTTCCATGATTCTGTGGGGACCGCCGGGGTGTGGTAAAACCTCCCTGGCCAATGTTATCGCGGCCCAGACCAAAAACCAATGGGTCAAAATTTCTGCGGTGTTGTCGGGCGTCAGGGAGGTCCGGCAGATCATTGAGGCGGCACAGGAGAGAAGACGGCTTCACAACCGGCGGACTCTCTTGTTTGTGGACGAGATCCATAGGTTTAACAAATCCCAGCAGGATGCCTTTCTTTTCCATGTGGAAAACGGATTGATCACCCTGATCGGGGCCACCACGGAAAACCCTTCCTTTGAAGTCAATCCCGCCCTGGTATCCAGATGCCGGGTTTTTTCCCTGAACAGCCTGTCCCAGGATGCTATTGTACGGATTTTGAACCGGGCTTTAATCGATAAAGTCAAGGGGCTTGGGCTGTCATCAGATATATTTTCCAAAGAGGCTGTTGAACACATCGCCGCCGCATCTGATGGAGATGCAAGGGCGGCACTGACAAACCTTGAGGCCTGTGCGTTGAACCGCAGGGACGGCAAAACGCTGGATGTGGACGATGTCAGGGGCGTGGTGGCCCAAAAACTTTTACGCCATGACAAGGCAGGGGAAGAGCACTTTAACCTGATCTCCGCCTTTATCAAAAGTGTGCGGGGCAGTGATCCGGACGCGGCCATGTACTGGCTTGAGCGGATGCTGGCTGCGGGAGATGACCCCATTTATATATTACGACGGATGATTCGCCTTGCCACCGAGGATATCGGCCTTGCCGATCCCGGGGCGTTGACCATGGCCATGAATGCGGATGCCTCATTCAGGCGCTTGGGCCGCCCCGAAGGGGACGGTTCTTTGTACCAGGCCGCTGTGTATTTGGCGACAGCGCCAAAAAGTAATGCCGTGTATGCGGCCCAGAAACAGGTTCAGGAGGCCGTGAAAAAATATGGGTCTCTGCCCGTGCCCATGCATATCCGAAATGCGCCCACCGGATTAATGAAACAGATGGGTTACGGCAACGGTTACAAGTACGCCCATGATTACACGCATGGGTATGCATCCCAGTCTTATTTGCCGGAATCCCTTGAAGGCAGACGATTCTACCATCCCACCGCCAGGGGGTATGAAAAAACAGTAAAGCAGCGCCTTGAGGCATGGCTGGATCTGAAAAAGAACACGATAAACACCTGATGGCGTTTTTCCCTGCAACCCTGAAAGATCAGGAAATGATTATTGAACGGTAGATTGTTGGGATTTTCCGCCATGTTCTCCTTTACTTCAGGCCCTTAAAATGTTAAACAGACAAATTAATATTGCCGGTATAACTGATTGAAATTGAATTGAAAAAAGAGGTGTAAAACCATGGATATTCCACGCAAAC
Encoded here:
- a CDS encoding replication-associated recombination protein A encodes the protein MDLFDHTAGQDMAGAAPLAERMRPRRLEDVVGQEHITSNGSLLERAVFEDRVFSMILWGPPGCGKTSLANVIAAQTKNQWVKISAVLSGVREVRQIIEAAQERRRLHNRRTLLFVDEIHRFNKSQQDAFLFHVENGLITLIGATTENPSFEVNPALVSRCRVFSLNSLSQDAIVRILNRALIDKVKGLGLSSDIFSKEAVEHIAAASDGDARAALTNLEACALNRRDGKTLDVDDVRGVVAQKLLRHDKAGEEHFNLISAFIKSVRGSDPDAAMYWLERMLAAGDDPIYILRRMIRLATEDIGLADPGALTMAMNADASFRRLGRPEGDGSLYQAAVYLATAPKSNAVYAAQKQVQEAVKKYGSLPVPMHIRNAPTGLMKQMGYGNGYKYAHDYTHGYASQSYLPESLEGRRFYHPTARGYEKTVKQRLEAWLDLKKNTINT
- a CDS encoding arsenate reductase ArsC — protein: MDIKMKKSVLFVCSHNSARSQMAEAYLKKAGSKKFEVFSAGLEPGNLNAVVVEAMKQDGIDISGNRTKSVNEFLDAGVEFDYVITVCDESSAEQCPVFPGKGERMHWGFEDPSALEGTFDEKIIRVKQIRDQIRSRIDSWLEE
- a CDS encoding sigma-54 dependent transcriptional regulator, coding for MTIDKGITTFLKKLHFILKQTDALKGIQDNLSSVYHIDSNRQLSAALQVFRRSRPEFVFVDIEILQQAAAESNYKAVFQTISLICPNISIIVMATPKLLPEAVKIVHEGAASYLTYPLVPDELRLVINSIIEQTRAESELDYLREQVWQEDEFELLHTKSAAMKTVFENIRAVAATKSTVLLTGETGSGKGFTARLIHRLSLRKNERFIEVHCGAIPDTLVESEMFGHEKGAFTGAIKRKLGKFEIARNGTIFLDEIGTITPPAQIKLLQVIQDGVFHRVGGEEDIQSDVRIIAATNIDLKQLRDDKLFRSDLYYRLNVFPVELPPLKERKEDIPQLAELFLAKLNTFHSKDIAEVHPKVLEAFLAYSWPGNIRELENILERAYILEQTSILRPQNFPVELFTYPPKPMPGTINHNLTLSEVRKIELGRIEHNYLDLLLTTCNGKINATAAAAGITTRQLHKLMKKHALFKENYKNTGEPRG
- the der gene encoding ribosome biogenesis GTPase Der — encoded protein: MKAVVALVGRPNVGKSTLFNRITKSRQALVDDMPGVTRDRHYADAQWDDKAFTLVDTGGFLSADDDYFASQIKEQLSRAVEEADILVFILDGRAGLSPYDRDLADFLRRTEKPVFYLINKVESLHRQEEELGEFYTLGMDRFYKVSAEHGLGVGDFLSDLVALLPNAPVIEESGESGESGESGESGESDESDEPGEDDVDGPIRIAIIGRPNVGKSSLANRLFGEQRMLVDDKAGTTRDAIELSVKRNGREFILKDTAGIRRKGKVTNKLEKISILKALDSMEDCDVALIVIDCSEGITDQDITIAGYAEKRGCGAVFLLNKWDLVDKSEKGQQAFIKELRRKARFLSFAPAVTISAKTGQSCHKIFDEVEKVYTEYCHRINTGMVNRIIEDAVSREEPSLHQGRRLKFFYASQVAVKPPCFVCFVNYPDAVHFSYKRYLVNQLRQMIPLTLTPVTLYFREKTGKIEFSGNTKEFRRIQEKKKKVMTKREKQRKEQSRKKRERDQKNTL
- the ppk1 gene encoding polyphosphate kinase 1, with amino-acid sequence MSFDEQNNAIEREPISAKQQLSTQFDLDSSEWFLNRELTWLEFNRRVLHEGQDSRTPLLERVFFLSVVGSNLDEFFMKRIGGLKQLVGAGVKKLSVDGRTPQEQIYDCHIVVQDILKQNQMLEKELKTRLAEAGIVLMGYDQLTKEQKTFANNFFSDNVYPLLTPQGMDPAHPFPFISNLSLNLLVKVSYPNTEHAYLNRIKVPVDSGVSSRFIKIGEEDLYVPIEDVIANNLDLLFPGMVIESCDFFRVTRNAITERDQEQANDLLSMIESALRDRKFAEIVRLEVNPDMSMPLRGLLAAELNINEEKDVFEVEGIIAKRHLMQIAELDRQDLRFPPHQPVDHPELAGDDPNIFHIIKQRGSILLQHPYESFDTSVERFIKEASRDPKVLAIKMTLYRTAKQSRVMQYLIDAAQNGKQVAVVVELKARFDESANILWARSLEEVGIHVTYGVVDLKTHSKVIFVVRKDFDGLHRYAHIGTGNYHAGTARGYSDLGLLTCDAVIGSDLTELFNYLTTGYTLARKYKKLLPCPNFLKKKLLEKIDRESKLQAEGKAGLIQLKTNALEDKEITIALYKASQAGVHIDLIVRDSCRLRPGIPGLSENVRVISIVGRFLEHSRVFYFRNDGKEEYFISSADLMKRNLESRVEVCTPVESPRLQALLREMLDIQLNDRHSCWEMQSDGSYVQLQAQQGEDARSSFELLIKNAEKRLKTTHRMLLKKGKAASKKKK